CCCAGCGCGATGGAGTCTGGGGCAGCAGCGGCGCTGGTGTCTACCCAGGCCTTACAGGCTCGCCCTGCCGAAAGCGATGCTTGCGTGGTGCCCATGACCGATATGGCGGTAGCCTGTGCTGAAGTGGCCGCCCGGTTCTACAACTACCCGGCCCGACAGATGGGGCTGGTGGGGGTGACAGGCACCAACGGCAAGACGACAACGACCCACCTGATTGAGCATTTGTTGAATGCGGCAGAGCAACCCACGGCGCTGTTGGGAACGCTCTACACCCGCTGGCCGGGGCATCAGAAAACCGCTCTCTATACCACGCCCTTTGCGGTCGAGCTTCAGGCTGAGTTGGCCACGGCAAGGGATGCGGACTGTCGCTACGCGGTGTTAGAAGTCAGCTCCCACGCCCTGGCTCAAAAGCGGGTTTGGGGCTGTCCCTTTGAGGTGGCGGTCTTCACCAACCTGACCCAGGACCACCTCGACTACCACCGCGACATGGAGGATTACTTCAACGCTAAGGCGCTGCTGTTTAGCGAGGCCTACCTGGCGGGTCGCGCGGTGGTGAACATCGATACGCCCTACGGAGAGAGACTGGTCGCCCAGCTGCCCCGCGATCGCGTCTGGACCTACAGCACCCAAAATCCTGATGCTGACCTGTATACCGGGGACCTCACCTATCAGGCCAACGGCGTCACAGGCACGCTCAAGACTCCAGCGGGCACCGTGCCCTTTAGCTCGCCGCTGGTGGGGCAGTTTAACCTAGAGAATTTGCTGGCAGCGGTGGGGG
The sequence above is a segment of the Nodosilinea sp. FACHB-141 genome. Coding sequences within it:
- a CDS encoding UDP-N-acetylmuramoyl-L-alanyl-D-glutamate--2,6-diaminopimelate ligase — encoded protein: MKLRQLLENLPGRLIETGFSLPQGMGDPDIKGICTNSHACQPGDVFIGMPGTRVDGGEFWPSAMESGAAAALVSTQALQARPAESDACVVPMTDMAVACAEVAARFYNYPARQMGLVGVTGTNGKTTTTHLIEHLLNAAEQPTALLGTLYTRWPGHQKTALYTTPFAVELQAELATARDADCRYAVLEVSSHALAQKRVWGCPFEVAVFTNLTQDHLDYHRDMEDYFNAKALLFSEAYLAGRAVVNIDTPYGERLVAQLPRDRVWTYSTQNPDADLYTGDLTYQANGVTGTLKTPAGTVPFSSPLVGQFNLENLLAAVGAALHLGVALDTIAAALPGFGGVPGRMEQVKISESQDISVIVDYAHTPDSLKNSLQAARPFVPGRLICVFGCGGDRDRTKRPQMGRIAYELADVVVVTSDNPRTEDPEQILQDVVAGIPAELGEDQVVGDRATAIQLAINLAQPGDGILIAGKGHEDYQILGTEKIHFDDREQARYFLEKRYSG